One segment of Arcanobacterium haemolyticum DSM 20595 DNA contains the following:
- a CDS encoding DUF2304 domain-containing protein codes for MTTIQIISLIATLLIGIQLIRFVRHRVIKEKYVWLWLCLDILAIIFILWPSGLTKIADFAGFDVPSNMVFFVVMAVLVFVEIHQAFTVSKLEEDRRRLTEEIAILRHDVDRLTYLINKQ; via the coding sequence ATGACCACCATTCAGATTATTTCTCTCATTGCTACGTTACTCATCGGTATTCAGCTTATTCGGTTCGTCCGCCACCGCGTGATTAAAGAAAAATACGTCTGGCTTTGGCTCTGCCTCGATATTCTGGCCATCATCTTTATTCTGTGGCCAAGCGGATTAACAAAAATTGCCGATTTTGCAGGCTTCGATGTCCCATCCAACATGGTTTTCTTTGTTGTTATGGCGGTGCTCGTGTTCGTCGAAATCCATCAGGCTTTTACCGTAAGTAAGTTAGAAGAAGATCGACGCCGCTTAACGGAAGAAATTGCTATCTTGCGCCACGACGTCGATCGCCTCACTTACCTTATAAATAAACAGTAA